A region from the Papaver somniferum cultivar HN1 unplaced genomic scaffold, ASM357369v1 unplaced-scaffold_22, whole genome shotgun sequence genome encodes:
- the LOC113340630 gene encoding F-box/kelch-repeat protein At5g26960-like, translating into MGENHCNSKGFSRIMKSCFPNPQQESHHLIIKPSIRNRLLEDDQKSSSFFISVLPDDLLLECLSRVPTSSLSSVSLVCRKWFGILNSTLYFDLRRSLGHIRRKIYAFSVTDYGVYAANHCISNEESDESRGEGGTDSSSSGGWSLGSPFSAAGMLTQGSFSHSRVISVGKMIYIVNRDVTLGYDVWMGVITVKSPMLYPRKKFAMAKVNGKIYISGGAARNEVVEEYEPETDSWRVVSEAPRRRYGCIGAAVDGVFYVIGGLKIGGGGGGKSEAMTRGGCSEAHLYASSMDLFDVQSRVWMRSRTVPGGGCVVAACAAGGYVYILASHAVELSFWRFDGRRKRNGGGGGFGEWCRMKSPPLPAQVRLDSSVRFSCVGIGGENYSGGNDNKVVLVQVLGCIDDLLRRSGRSCRGMKEGLVLVYDGNAEEWSRGVDLPEVIRRASCVSVEC; encoded by the coding sequence ATGGGGGAAAACCACTGCAATTCCAAAGGATTTTCAAGGATAATGAAATCTTGTTTTCCAAATCCACAGCAAGAATCTCATCACCTGATCATCAAACCATCAATCAGAAACCGTTTACTAGAAGATGATCAGAAATCTTCATCATTCTTCATATCAGTACTTCCCGATGATTTGCTTCTAGAATGTTTATCAAGAGTACCAACATCATCACTCTCATCAGTTTCCCTTGTCTGTAGAAAATGGTTCGGAATATTGAACTCAACGTTATATTTCGATCTGCGGCGGAGTCTCGGTCATATCCGCCGGAAAATCTATGCGTTTAGCGTGACTGATTACGGTGTTTACGCTGCTAATCATTGtattagtaatgaagaatctgatgagAGTCGAGGAGAAGGTGGTaccgattcttcttcttctggtggtTGGAGTTTGGGTAGTCCGTTCAGTGCGGCCGGAATGTTAACTCAGGGTTCGTTTTCTCATTCGCGGGTGATTTCGGTTGGGAAAATGATTTATATTGTGAATAGAGATGTTACGCTGGGTTATGATGTGTGGATGGGTGTGATTACGGTGAAATCTCCGATGCTTTATCCGAGGAAGAAATTTGCAATGGCCAAGGTCAACGGGAAGATTTACATTTCCGGTGGAGCTGCACGGAATGAGGTGGTTGAGGAGTATGAGCCGGAGACGGATAGCTGGAGAGTGGTTTCGGAAGCGCCGAGGAGGAGGTATGGATGCATTGGAGCAGCTGTGGACGGAGTCTTCTATGTGATTGGCGGGTTGAAAatcggcggcggcggtggtgggaaGAGTGAGGCGATGACAAGAGGAGGGTGTTCGGAGGCGCATTTGTATGCGAGTTCCATGGATTTGTTTGATGTGCAGAGTAGGGTGTGGATGAGGAGCAGGACAGTGCCAGGGGGTGGATGTGTTGTGGCGGCATGTGCAGCTGGGGGTTATGTTTACATTTTGGCAAGTCATGCTGTTGAATTGTCTTTTTGGAGGTTTGATGGGAGAAGGAAAcgaaatggtggtggtggtgggtttgGTGAGTGGTGTAGGATGAAAAGTCCGCCGTTGCCGGCACAAGTTAGATTGGATAGTAGTGTCAGGTTTAGCTGTGTTGGAATTGGTGGCGAGAATTATAGCGGTGGCAATGACAATAAGGTGGTGTTGGTTCAAGTTTTGGGAtgtattgatgatttattgaggAGAAGTGGTAGGAGTTGTAGAGGGATGAAGGAAGGATTGGTTTTGGTTTATGATGGCAATGCGGAGGAG